A section of the Salmo salar chromosome ssa05, Ssal_v3.1, whole genome shotgun sequence genome encodes:
- the LOC106605530 gene encoding E3 ubiquitin-protein ligase UBR5 isoform X23 produces the protein MTSIHFVVHPLPGTEDQLNDRLREVSEKLNKYNFNSHPHLNLLEQATLKQCVVGPNHAGFLLEDGRVCRISFAVQPDRLELTKPDGNDGSKLSGSGSGTGRSSRPGRTSDPPWFLSGSDTLGRLAGNTLGSRWSSGVNGGSGGGGGGGGGGGGGSSSVGGAGGGGVGGAVSGGGGGGGSSGRSSTAARDSRRQTRVIRTGRDRGSGLLGSQPQPVIPASVIPEELISQAQVVLQGKSRSVIIRELQRTNLDVNLAVNNLLSRDDEDGDDGDDTASESYLPGEDLMSLLDADIHSAHPSVIIDADAMFSEDISYFGYPSFRRSSLSRLGSSRVLLLPLERDSELLRERESVLRLRERRWLDGASFDTERGSTSREGEPSLDKKNIPVQSPVSLGEELQWWPDKDGVKFVSIGSLFSELVAVSSKGELYQWKWSEPEPYRNTQNPSIRHPRVSFLGLTNEKITLLSANSIRATVATETNKVATWMDDTLSSVASKLEHSAQVYPELQGERIVSLHCCALYTCAQLESSLYWWGVVPFSQRKKMLEKARAKNKKPKSSAGISSVPNITVGTQVFVSSLQVCLRNNPLYHAGAVAFSVNAGIPKVGLLLESVWNMNDSCRFQLRSPESLKNMDKTTKTQEIKTESKPELVKTEMGPPPSPASTCSDTSSIASSASLPYKRRRSTPAPKEEEKVNEEQWPLREVVFVEDVKNVPVGKVLKVDGAYVAVKFPGTSSSVSTQPSLPSAPAPITDSDPSSLLQDCRLLRIDELQVVKTGGTPKVPDCFQRTPKKLCIPEKAEILAVNVDSKGVHAVLKTGNWVRYCIFDLATGKAEQENNFPTSNLAFLGQSERNVAIFTAGQDSPVILRDGNGTIYPMAKDCMGGIRDPEWLDLPPIASLGMGVHSLANLPTNSTIKKKAAIIILAVEKQTLMQHVLRCDFEACRQYLVNLEQAVLLEQSPHVLHSFLGHRCDGNRNILHACVSVCFPVSNKETKEEEEAERSERNTFAERLSAVEAIANAISVVSSNSSGNRTGSSSSRGLRLREMMRRSLRAAGLGRHESGPSSSDHQDPVSPPIAPPSWVPDPPPMDPDGDIDFILAPAVGSLTTASTGTSQGPSTSTIPGPSSEPSVVESKDRKANAHLILKLMCDSMVLRPHLRELLSAKDARGMTPFMLAVSGRAYPAAITVLEAAQKMAKVGEPGMTEKVDADSAFMEMICPSGTNPDDSPLYVLCCNDTCSFTWTGAEHINQDIFECRTCGLLESLCCCTECARVCHKGHDCKLKRTSPTAYCDCWEKCKCKTLIAGQKAARLDLLYRLLTTTNLVTSPNSRGEHILLFLVQTVARQSVEHCQYRPPRIREDRNRKAANAEVCCPPCVSDSDMPDHDLEPPRFAQLALERVLQDWNALKSMIMFGSQENKDPLSASSRIAHLLPEEQVYLNQQSGTIRLDCFTHCLIVKCAPDITVSRFIDTLLGTLVKELQNKYTPGRREEAIVVTRRFLRSVARVFVILSVEMASSKKKNNFIPQPIGKCRRVFQALLPYAVEELCNVAESLIVPVRMGIARPTAPFTLASTSIDAVQGSEELFSVEPLPPRPSPDQSSNSSQTASSYIIRNPQPRRSSQSQPVRGRDEEQDDIVSADVEEVEVVEGVAGEEDHHEDQEEQGEENAEAEGQHDEHDEDEGDVLSSLGSDMELDLLAAAETESDSESNHSNQDNASGRRSVVTAATAGSEAGSRMSLAFQSVGASSVPAFFSEDDSQSNDSSDSDSSSSQSDDVDQETFLLDEPLERTTTASHVNSAAQAPRSMQWAVRNTPSQRATGSAPSSSSTPAAASSTGLIYIDPSNLRRSSAISTSAAAAAAALEASNSSSYLTSASSLARAYSIVIRQISDLMSLIPKYNHLVYSQYPAAVKLTYQDAVNLQNFVEEKLIPTWNWMVSIMDSTEAQLRYGSALSSAGDPGHPSHPLHASQHSARRERMTAREEASLRTLEGRRSGRAATLLTVRQGMMSARGDFLNYALSLMRSHNDEHSDVLPVLDVCSLKHVAYVFQALIYWIKAMNQQTTLDTTQMDRKRSREILELGLDNEDSEHENDEDTNQSSTLQDKEDDSVPAEMGQNHPFFRRSDSMTFLGCIPPNPFEVPLAEAIPLADQPHLLQPNARKEDLFGRPSQGLYSSSYTASKGLAEATLDRSCLEVNMGSSQILPTKMSYSANLKNVMSMETSQRGREDQPMDQELVAPKPGPSPHDLAAQLKSSLLAEIGLTESDGPPLPSFRPHCSFMGMVISHDMLLGRWRLSLELFGRVFMEDVGAEPGSILTELGGFEVKESKFRREMEKLRNLQSRDLALEVDRDRDQLIQQTMRQLNTHFGRRCTTTPMAVHRVKVTFKDEPGEGSGVARSFYTAIALAFLSNDKLPNLDCVQSVSKGMQASSTCHHDYNSNLMQRLRNRDRERERRSGGLRAGSRRDRDRDSRRQLSIDTRPFRPASEGNPSDEPDPLPAHRQALGERLYPRVHAMQPAFASKITGMLLELSPAQLLLLLASEDSLRARVEEAMELLIAHGRENGADSILDLGLLEAPEKAQQQENRKRHGSTRSVVDMELDDPEDGDDNAPLFYQPGKRGFYSPRPGKNTEARLNCFRNIGRILGLCLLQNELCPITLNRHVIKVLLGRKVNWHDFAFFDPVMYESLRQLIRHSQAGEAEAVFAAMDVAFAIDLCKEEGAGQVELLSGGVNMPVTPLNVYEYVRKYAEHRMLVVAEQPLHAMRKGLLDVLPKNALEDLTAEDFRLLVNGCGEVNVQMLISFTSFNDESGTKTLARIHKESQRENADKLLQFKRWFWSIVEKMSMTERQDLVYFWTSSPSLPASEEGFQPMPSITIRPPDDQHLPTANTCISRLYVPLYSSKQILKQKLLLAIKTKNFGFV, from the exons TTCAAAGTTGAGTGGCAGTGGTTCAGGGACAGGAAGGAGCTCCAGGCCAGGCAGGACTAGTGATCCTCCCTGGTTCCTGTCTGGCTCTGACACACTGGGCAGACTGGCAGGCAACACCCTTGG GAGTCGCTGGAGCTCCGGGGTGAACGGTGGatcaggtggaggaggaggaggaggtggtggtggtggcggtggcagCAGCAGTGTAGGAGGTGCAGGGGGAGGAGGTGTAGGAGGAGCTGtcagtggaggaggtggtggtggaggctcCTCTGGGAGGTCGTCTACAGCTGCCCGGGACTCGAGACGTCAGACCAGGGTGATCCGCACAGGGAGGGACCGGGGCTCTGGTCTCCTGGGCAGCCAGCCCCAGCCTGTCATCCCTGCCTCAGTCATCCCAGAGGAACTCATCTCCCAG gCTCAGGTGGTCCTCCAGGGGAAGTCTAGGAGTGTGATCATCCGGGAGCTCCAGAGGACCAACCTGGATGTCAACCTGGCCGTCAACAACCTACTGAGCAGAGACGATGAGGACGGTGACGATGGCGATGACACAGCCAGCGAGTCCTACCTCCCTGGAG AGGACCTGATGTCCCTGCTGGACGCTGACATCCACTCAGCCCACCCCAGTGTCATCATCGATGCTGACGCCATGTTCTCTGAGGACATCAGCTACTTTGGCTACCCTTCCTTCAGACGCTCCTCCCTGTCCCGCCTGGGCTCCTCGCGAG TTCTCCTTCTTCCCTTAGAGCGTGACTCAGAGCTGTTGCGTGAGCGCGAGTCTGTGTTGAGGTTGCGGGAGCGGAGGTGGCTGGATGGGGCCTCATTTGACACGGAGAGGGGCTCCACCAGCCGCGAGGGGGAGCCCAGCCTGGACAAGAAGAACATCCCCGTCCAGAGCCCTGTCTCTCTGGGCGAGGAGCTGCAATGGTGGCCTGACAAG GATGGTGTGAAGTTTGTGAGCATCGGGTCCTTGTTCTCTGAGCTGGTGGCAGTGAGCTCTAAGGGGGAACTCTACCAGTGGAAGTGGAGTGAACCAGaaccatacagaaacacacag AACCCTTCTATCCGCCACCCCCGGGTGTCCTTCCTGGGCCTGACCAATGAGAAGATCACCCTGCTGTCTGCTAACAGCATCAGAGCCACCGTGGCCACGGAGACCAATAAGGTGGCGACCTGGATGGATGACACCCTGAGCAGTGTGGCGTCCAAGCTGGAACACAGTGCCCAGGTCTACCCTGAGCTGCAGGGGGAGCGCATCGTGTCTCTGCACTGCTGTGCCCTCTACACCTGCGCCCAGCTGGAGAGCAGCCTGTACTGGTG GGGTGTTGTGCCTTTTAGTCAACGGAAAAAGATGCTTGAAAAGGCTAGAGCCAAGAACAAGAAGCCAAAGTCCAGTGCCGGCATCTCCTCAGTACCCAACATCACCGTGGGAACGCAG GTGTTTGTGTCCTCTCTCCAGGTGTGCCTGAGGAATAACCCCCTCTACCACGCCGGTGCCGTTGCCTTTTCTGTCAACGCTGGGATCCCCAAGGTGGGACTGCTCCTTGAGTCTGTCTGGAACATGAACGACAGCTGCAGGTTCCAGCTGCGATCACCAGAGAGCCTCAAGAACATGGACAAGACCACCAAGACCCAGGAGATCAA AACGGAGAGCAAGCCGGAGTTGGTAAAGACTGAGATGGGGCCCCCTCCTTCCCCGGCCTCCACCTGCAGTGACACCTCCTCCATCGCTAGCAGTGCCTCGCTGCCCTACA AACGAAGACGCTCAACCCCGGCTCccaaagaggaggagaaggtgaACGAGGAGCAGTGGCCTCTTCGGGAAGTGGTGTTTGTGGAGGATGTTAAAAACGTCCCTGTGGGAAAG GTGCTGAAAGTGGACGGTGCGTATGTAGCTGTGAAGTTTCCAGGGACATCAAGCAGTGTGAGCACACAGCCGAGTCTACCTAGTGCTCCAGCTCCCATCACTGACTCTGACCCCTCCTCACTGCTGCAGGACTGTAGGCTGCTCAGAATAGATGAGTTACAG GTGGTGAAAACTGGTGGAACTCCTAAAGTTCCAGATTGCTTCCAGCGTACACCTAAAAAACTCTGCATCCCAGAGAAGGCTGAGATTCTGGCTGTGAATGTTGACTCCAAAG GAGTCCACGCAGTGCTGAAGACTGGTAACTGGGTGAGGTACTGTATCTTTGACCTGGCCACAGGCAAAGCAGAGCAGGAGAATAACTTCCCCACCAGTAACCTGGCCTTCCTGGGGCAGAGTGAACGCAACGTAGCAATCTTCACCGCAGGACAG GACTCTCCAGTCATCCTTCGGGATGGAAACGGCACAATTTACCCAATGGCCAAAGACTGTATGGGCGGGATCCGAGACCCTGAGTGGTTGGACCTGCCGCCCATCGCCAGCCTGGGCATGGGGGTGCACTCCCTGGCCAACCTCCCCACCAACTCAACCATCAAGAAGAAAGCTGCTATTATCATATTGGCTGTGGAA AAGCAGACGTTAATGCAGCACGTGCTGCGTTGTGACTTTGAGGCCTGTCGTCAGTACCTGGTGAACCTGGAGCAGGCTGTACTCCTGGAGCAGAGTCCCCACGTCCTCCACTCCTTCCTGGGCCACCGCTGCGACGGCAACCGCAACATCCTCCACGCCTGCGTCTCCGTCTGCTTCCCCGTCAGCAACAAGGAGACCAAGGAGGAGGAAG AAGCTGAACGGTCTGAGAGGAATACATTTGCAGAGAGACTGTCAGCAGTGGAGGCCATAGCCAACGCTATCTCTGTGGtgtctagcaacagctctggaaACAGGACCGGCTCTTCCAGCAGCAGAGG GCTGCGTCTGAGGGAGATGATGAGGCGCTCTCTGAGAGCTGCGGGGCTTGGCCGTCACGAGTCTGGCCCCTCCTCCAGTGATCACCAGGACCCTGTGTCCCCACCCATCGCTCCTCCCAGCTGGGTGCCTGACCCCCCTCCCATGGACCCAGATGGTGACATAGACTTCATCCTGGCCCCTGCAGTGGGATCTCTCACCACAGCTTCTACAGGGACCAGCCAGGGCCCCAGCACCTCCACTATACCAG GCCCCTCCTCCGAGCCTTCGGTGGTGGAGTCTAAAGACCGCAAGGCCAACGCCCACCTCATCCTCAAACTGATGTGTGACAGCATGGTTCTCCGGCCACACCTCCGCGAGCTGCTCTCCGCCAA GGATGCCCGTGGAATGACCCCATTCATGCTGGCAGTCAGCGGGAGAGCTTACCCAGCTGCCATTACTGTTCTGGAGGCTGCGCAGAAAATGGCCAAGG TGGGAGAACCCGGCATGACTGAGAAGGTGGATGCAGACTCTGCGTTCATGGAGATGATTTGTCCCTCGGGGACCAACCCTGACGACTCTCCTCTCTACGTCCTCTGCTGCAACGACACCTGCAGCTTCACCTGGACAGGAGCTGAACACATCAACCAg GATATCTTTGAGTGCCGGACCTGCGGCCTGTTGGAGTCTCTCTGCTGCTGCACTGAGTGCGCCAGGGTGTGTCACAAAGGACACGACTGCAA ACTCAAGAGGACCTCTCCCACTGCTTACTGTGACTGCTGGGAGAAGTGTAAGTGTAAGACGCTGATTGCTGGACAGAAAGCTGCTCGCCTGGACCTGCTGTACAGACTGCTCACCACCACTAACCTGGTCACCAGTCCAAACAGCCG GGGGGAGCATATCCTTCTGTTCCTGGTGCAGACTGTTGCTAGGCAGAGTGTGGAGCACTGCCAGTACCGGCCCCCTCGCATCAGAGAGGACAGGAACCGCAAGGCTGCCAATGCAGAAG TTTGTTGTCCTCCCTGTGTGTCAGACTCTGACATGCCGGACCATGACCTGGAACCTCCACGCTTCGCCCAGCTGGCCCTGGAGAGGGTGCTGCAGGACTGGAATGCTCTCAAGTCCATGATAATGTTCGGATCCCAGGAGAATAAAGACCC GCTGAGTGCCAGCAGCCGTATCGCCCATCTCCTTCCAGAGGAGCAGGTGTACCTGAACCAGCAGAGTGGCACCATCCGCCTGGACTGCTTCACACACTGCCTCATTGTCAAGTGTGCCCCTGACATTACAGTAAGTCGG TTTATTGACACCCTGCTGGGGACCTTGGTGAAGGAGCTGCAGAACAAGTACACTCCTGGCCGGAGAGAGGAGGCCATCGTCGTCACCAGGAGGTTCCTGCGCTCCGTGGCCAGGGTGTTTGTCATCCTCAGCGTCGAGATGGCCTCGTCCAAAAAGAAAAA TAACTTCATCCCCCAGCCCATTGGGAAGTGCAGGCGTGTGTTCCAGGCCCTGCTGCCCTATGCGGTGGAGGAGCTGTGCAACGTGGCGGAGTCTCTCATCGTGCCTGTGAGGATGGGCATCGCCCGGCCCACCGCCCCCTTCACCCTGGCCAGCACCAGCATCGACGCCGTGCAGGGCAGCGAGGAACTCTTCTCTGTGGAACCCTTGCCACCGAGACCCTCCCCAGACCAGTCCAGCAA TTCTAGTCAGACTGCATCGTCCTACATCATCAGGAACCCCCAGCCTCGCCGCAGCAGCCAGTCCCAGCCGGTCAGAGGGAGAGACGAGGAGCAGGATGACATTGTGTCTGCTGACGTTGAAGAG GTAGAGGTTGTCGAGGGCGTTGCCGGGGAGGAGGATCACCATgaagaccaggaggaacagggagaggagaaCGCTGAGGCAGAGGGACAGCATGATGAACATGATGAGGATG AGGGTGATGTCCTTTCCTCTCTAGGAAGCGACATGGAGTTGGATCTGCTGGCTGCCGCGGAGACGGAGAGTGACAGCGAGAGTAACCATAGCAACCAGGACAATGCCAGCGGTCGGAGGAGTGTTGTCACCGCAGCAACTGCCGGCTCCGAAGCAG GAAGTAGAATGTCCCTGGCTTTTCAAAGTGTTG GTGCCAGCAGTGTCCCTGCCTTCTTTTCAGAGGACGACTCCCAGTCCAACGACTCGAGCGACTcggacagcagcagcagccagagcGACGACGTGGACCAGGAGACCTTCCTATTGGACGAGCCCTTGGAGAGGACCACCACCGCCTCGCACGTCAACAGTGCTGCCCAGGCGCCACGCTCCATGCAGTGGGCCGTACGCAACACCCCCAGCCAGAGAGCCACGGGCAGCGCcccctccagctcctccacccctgcTG CAGCGAGCTCCACAGGTCTGATCTACATCGACCCGTCCAACCTGCGGCGCAGCAGCGCCATCAGCACCAGCGCGGCCGCTGCGGCTGCAGCTCTGGAGGCCTCCAACTCATCCAGCTACCTGACGTCAGCCTCCAGTTTAGCCCGGGCCTACAGCATCGTCATCAGACAGATCTCTGACCTGATGAGCCTCATCCCCAAGTACAACCACCTGGTCTACTCCCAGTACCCTGCTGCAGTCAAACTCACCTACCAGGACGCTGTCAACCTGCAG AACTTTGTTGAGGAGAAGCTGATCCCTACGTGGAACTGGATGGTGTCCATCATGGACTCTACAGAGGCTCAGCTGCGTTACGGCTCGGCCCTGTCCTCAGCAGGCGACCCCGGACACCCATCCCACCCCCTCCACGCCTCGCAGCACTCTGCCCGCAGGGAGCGCATGACTGCCCGCGAGGAAGCCAGCCTCCGCACCTTGGAAGGACGCAGGTCTGG ACGTGCGGCCACTCTGCTGACAGTGCGTCAGGGGATGATGTCAGCGCGGGGAGACTTCCTGAACTACGCCCTGTCTCTGATGCGTTCCCATAATGACGAGCACTCTGACGTTCTGCCTGTGCTGGATGTGTGTTCTCTCAAACACGTGGCCTACGTCTTCCAGGCCCTCATCTACTGGATCAAAGCCATGAACCAGCAGACAACTCTGGACACAACACAGATGGACCGCAAGAG GAGCCGAGAGATTCTGGAACTGGGACTGGACAATGAAGATTCTGAACATGAGAATGACGAGGACACCAATCAAA gttCCACGCTCCAGGATAAGGAGGATGACTCGGTCCCTGCTGAGATGGGACAGAACCACCCGTTCTTCCGGCGCTCTGACTCCATGACCTTCCTGGGCTGTATCCCCCCCAACCCCTTCGAGGTCCCCCTGGCAGAGGCCATCCCCCTGGCAGACCAGCCTCACCTCTTGCAG CCCAATGCAAGGAAGGAGGATCTGTTTGGCCGTCCTAGTCAGGGCCTGTACTCGTCCTCGTACACAGCAAGCAAAGGCCTGGCCGAGGCCACCCTGGACCGCAGCTGCCTGGAGGTTAACATGGGCTCCTCTCAG ATCCTACCCACCAAGATGTCCTACTCAGCCAACCTGAAGAACGTGATGAGTATGGAGACTAGTCAGCGCGGCCGAGAGGACCAGCCCATGGACCAGGAGCTAGTGGCTCCAAAGCCAGGCCCCTCACCCCACGACCTAGCTGCCCAGCTGAAGAGCAGCCTCCTGGCTGAAATAGGCCTCACTGAGAGCGATGGACCACCGCTCCCTTCCTTTAG ACCCCACTGTAGTTTTATGGGGATGGTGATCTCCCATGACATGCTGCTGGGCCGCTGGCGTCTGTCTCTGGAGCTGTTCGGACGCGTCTTCATGGAGGATGTTGGAGCAGAGCCTGGATCG ATCCTGACCGAGCTGGGGGGCTTTGAGGTGAAGGAGTCTAAGTTCCGCCGGGAGATGGAGAAACTCCGTAACCTCCAGTCTCGTGACCTGGCCCTGGAGGTGGACCGTGACCGTGACCAGCTGATCCAGCAGACCATGAGGCAGCTCAACACCCACTTTGGCCGGCGCTGCACCACCACACCCATGGCTGTGCACCGCGTTAAGGTCACCTTCAAAGACGAGCCGGGCGAGGGTAGTGGTGTGGCCCGTAGCTTCTACACGGCCATCGCCCTGGCCTTCCTGTCCAATGACAAGCTGCCCAACCTGGACTGTGTGCAGAGCGTCAGCAAGGGCATGCAGGCCAGCAGTACGTGTCATCACGATTACAACTCAA ATCTGATGCAGCGGCTGAGGAACAGAGACCGGGAGAGGGAGCGGAGGAGTGGAGGGCTCCGAGCCGGCTCTAGGAGAGACCGAGACAG ggactCGAGGAGACAGCTGTCCATTGACACCCGGCCCTTCAGGCCAGCCTCGGAGGGGAACCCCAGTGATGAACCTGACCCCCTGCCTGCCCACAGACAGGCCCTGGGAGAGAGGCTGTACCCCCGTGTCCACGCTATGCAGCCG GCGTTTGCCAGTAAGATCACAGGGATGCTGCTGGAGCTCTCCCCAGCCCAGCTGCTGTTGCTCCTGGCCAGTGAGGACTCTCTCAGGGCCAGGGTGGAGGAGGCCATGGAGCTGCTCATTGCACATGGAAG GGAAAATGGTGCTGACAGCATACTGGACCTGGGTCTCCTGGAGGCTCCTGAGAAAGCACAG CAGCAGGAGAACCGTAAGCGTCATGGCTCCACCCGTAGTGTGGTGGACATGGAGCTGGACGACCCTGAAGACGGAGATGACAACGCTCCCCTGTTCTACCAGCCCGGGAAGAGAGGCTTCTACTCCCCCCGGCCCGGCAAGAACACGGAGGCCAGGCTCAACTGCTTCAGGAACATCGGCAG aATACTAGGGCTGTGTCTGCTGCAGAATGAGCTCTGTCCAATTACCTTGAACAGACATGTCATCAAGGTGCTGCTCGGCAGAAAG gTGAACTGGCATGACTTTGCCTTCTTTGACCCGGTAATGTACGAGAGCCTGCGGCAGTTGATCCGTCACTCTCAGGCTGGAGAGGCGGAAGCTGTCTTTGCAGCCATGGACGTGGCCTTTGCCATAGACCTGTGTAAGGAGGAAGGGGCTGGACAG GTGGAGCTGCTGTCAGGTGGGGTCAACATGCCTGTGACTCCTCTCAACGTTTACGAATACGTGAGAAAGTACGCCGAACACAGGATGCTGGTGGTTGCCGAGCAACCTCTTCAT GCGATGAGGAAGGGTCTGTTGGATGTCCTTCCTAAGAATGCCCTGGAGGACTTGACAGCTGAGGACTTCAGGCTGCTGGTCAACGGCTGTGGAGAGGTCAACGTGCAGATGCTCATCAGCTTCACTTCCTTCAATGATGAATCTGGTACAAAGACCTTGGCCCGTATTCACAAAGAATCTCAGA GGGAAAATGCTGATAAGTTGTTGCAGTTTAAACGCTGGTTTTGGTCCATCGTGGAGAAGATGAGCATGACTGAGAGGCAAGATCTG GTGTACTTCTGGACCTCCAGTCCGTCTCTGCCAGCCAGTGAGGAAGGCTTCCAGCCCATGCCCTCCATCACCATCAGGCCTCCGGACGACCAGCACCTGCCCACGGCCAACACCTGCATCTCGCGCCTCTACGTGCCACTCTACTCCTCCAAACAGATTCTAAAACAGAAACTCTTACTAGCCATTAAGACCAAGAACTTTGGTTTTGTGTAG